Part of the Bacillus sp. N1-1 genome, ACTGGTTGCTCTCCATCCAGTTGCTCCTCGATATAGGAGGATGGTACGCCAGCTAGAACAGATAGGAGAAGTTGATCATTCGTGATAAAGTTCTCAATCCCTTCTAGTGCACGTTCAACATCTTTAGGTTTCATTGCCAGGATTACAACATCAGCCTCACGAACGGCGAATTCTATGCTTTGCGTCGCCAATACGCCGTGGTTTTCCATTAGCTCCTGACGACGTTGTTCATTACTTCTGTTTGTCATAATAATACGTTCAGGTTCAATAGTACCTGACTCAATCATTCCTGCAGCCATTGCCTCTGCCATTGAACCCGCTCCGATAAACGTTACGGTTTTATTTTCTAGCATGATTGCCTCCTTTGGATTTCCGAAAAATCATCTACGGTCATTTATACTAACACTGCATCCTTAGACCTTCAACCTTTTAGACACAAGAAATGAGCATAAGCGCAAGATACCTAGTGAAAACGTTATCATTCGAATCTCAATGTAAACTGTATGAATGAAATGGACATATATCGGTTCTCACGCTCTCTCATCCCCTCTCATCGAAACTATACTTTTAACAAAAAGTGGGAAATTCAGCCACTACATCAAATTCACAACTTTGTACCGTTCTTTAATAATCAAGAAAAAAGAGACTCCCATTCGGAGCCTCTTTCACTTATTATGCTTGTACTTGTGGCTTTGATTTTTTTAGTATACCAACCATCAAAGCTGTGATAATTGTACCAATGACGATAGCAAGGATATAGAGAAGAATGTGTGTTAACGAGATATTGTTTACAGACCAGAGAACAAATGCTCCGCCGTGCGGTGCTGGTAAAGCTATATTAAACAACATTGTTAATGCGCCTGCTACAGATGATCCAACAATAATGGAAGGAATCACTCGTCCCGGATCTGCTGCTGCAAATGGAATTGCGCCTTCCGTGATGAAAGAAGCCCCCATCACATAAGCTACTTTGCCTGCTTCACGCTCAGTTTTGTTGAAGCGATTTTTAAATAGCGTTGTTGCAAGAGCAAGCCCAAGTGGTGGCGTCATACCGCCCGCCATGATTGCTGCATGATACGTTAGATTACCTGCATCAATCATCGCAATACCGAATGTAAAGGCTGCCTTATTAATTGGACCACCCATATCAACCGCCATCATACCACCAAGAATTAAGCCTAGTAGAAGTTTGTTTGTCGTACCCATTCCGCTCAACCAATTTTCTAGCCCAGTGTTTAAAGCCCCTACAGGTTCAATCACGACATACATCATAATGATTCCTGTGATAAAGATACCAAACAAAGGATATAGAAGAACCGGCTTTAACCCCTCTAGGGACTGTGGGAGTCCAGAGAAAAGCTTTTTCAAAAGAAGAACAGCGTAACCAGCAAGGAAACCTGCAATAAGTCCACCTAGAAAACCTGCACCGTTCGTAGAAGCCATTAAGCCACCAACAAGACCTGGAGCAAGACCAGGACGATCGGCAATACTCATTGCGATAAACCCTGCAAGGACTGGAATCATAAGAGCAAAGGCATTTCCACCGCCAATTGTGCTAAGTGCTGCTGCAAATGCATTGTAACTTGGATCATCTGGATCGGCAGCATTAATGCCAAAGATAAATGAAAGGGCTATCAGAATACCGCCACCAACTACGAGCGGAAGCATATTCGAAACACCGTTCATCAAGTGCTTGTAGAAAGCTGATTGCTTTCCTTTTCTTTCGTTTTTCTTCTCACTGATTTGATCTTCGTATGATCCAGATGCTTTATAGACTGGCGCATCGCCATTTGCTGCCTGCTTTAATAAGTCTGCAGGCTTCCGAATTGCCTCCGCAACAGGAACTTCAATTACTTTCTTCCCTTTGAACCGATCCATTTCTACTTTTGTATCTGCTGCAACAATAATACCTGGTGCCTTTTCAATCTCTTCATCAGTTAGACGATTTTTCACGCCCCCTGATCCATTTGTTTCAACCTTGACACTATAGCCCATTTCAGATGCTTTCGCTTTCAGTGCATCCGCAGCCATATAAGTGTGTGCAATTCCAGTAGGGCATGCTGTAACAGCTAATATTTTTCCAGTAACTTCAGTTGTTTCTTCTACTTCATCTTCATCAGCATTTTCTTCTTCTTTCTGATCAAATGCTTGCAAAACCTCTTCTTCCGTTCTTGCTTCAAGAAGTCCTTTACGGAATTCGTTATCCATTAAAAATGAAGATAGTCTTGATAGTGCTTCTAAATGCGTTTGATTCGCTCCTTCAGTAGCAGCAATCATAAAGAACAAGTGCGCCGGCTGACCGTCAAGAGACTGATAATCGATACCCGCATTAGAACGTCCAAACACAATTGCAGGCGACTTTACGGCAGCTGTTTTGGCATGAGGAATGGCTATTCCTTCTCCAATCCCAGTCGTACTCTCTTTCTCACGCGCATGAATCGCTTTTTTAAACGCGTTAAGGTCCTGCAATTTGCCTGCTTTCTCTAGTTTTTCAGACAGCTCATTAATAACACGATCTTTCGAATCCGCTTCAAGGTTCAGAATCATTGTCTCTTTTGTTAATAATTCTGTGATTCTCATATTCCCCGACCTCCCATATCATCATAAGGCTTAACCGTAATTTGTTTTCTTAACTCTTGAACTTCTTCTGCTGTACAGAAACCAGTTGAAAATGCGCTCGCGCTTCCTGCTGCGATCCCCGATTGGAATGCTTCTTTCAAGTTTTCAGTTTCGATGTATTTACTAAGAAAACCAGCTACTACTGAATCCCCTGCTCCAACTGAATTCTGTACTTTACCGATTGGGACATTACCAAACAGAACATCTTCAGCTGTAATCAATACAGCTCCATCCCCTGCCAATGAAACAATCACGTTCTTTGCGCCCATTTCTTGAACTTTCTTACCGTATTTGACCGCCTCCGCTACTGAAGTAATGTCAACATCAAATAAATCGCCTAGTTCATGGTGGTTCGGTTTTACTAAAAACGGTTTTGCTCTTACTACTTCCTTTAACGCTTTTCCTTTAGTATCAACAATCGCCTGTACGCCATCTGGGAGTGCCTGGAGGATTCGAGAATAGATCGCTTGATCAACACTCGAAGGAACGCTCCCTGCCATAACAACAACTTCCCCTGCAACAGTTTGTGAAAGTTGAGTAAATAATTGCTCAATATCACTTTCTGTTATTACTGGAGATAAACCATTAATTTCTGTTTCTTCTCCATTTTTTAACTTAATGTTAATTCGCGTATCACCATTTACATGAATAAAGTTAGAATGAAGAGCTTCCTCTTTCAGCGATTGTTCAATGAACTGACCCGTAAATCCGCCAACAAACCCTAATGCTGTGGATTCATGTCCAAGGCGTTTTAGAACTTTCGTCACATTAACACCTTTTCCCCCTGCGATTTTCATCTCTTCGTCTACCGTATTAACGAGTCCAGTTTTAAGGTTCTCCAGTCGTACAATATAGTCGACTGATGGATTTAACGTAATTGTATAGATCATATCTTCACCACTTCTACTGTTGTATGTTTGCTCACCTGATCATAATTTGTTTCAGGATGCTCATTTGTAATAATCGTACACGCTTCAATATCTGCGACTTTACTAAAAGCTGCTTCACCAATTTTCGAATAATCAGCTAGAATATAGGCATCGCGTGAAAGTTTAATCGCTGCTCGTTTAATGATGGCTTCATCCGGATCTGCCGTTGTATAGCCTAACGATTCATGAATACCATTGATCCCGATAAAACACTTATCGAAACGATATGTTTCAATGCTTTCAAGTGCCTTAGCTCCTATCATCGCACCTGTTCTTGATTTAAACTTTCCACCAATAACATAAGTTGTTATACCTTCTGCTAGAAGGCTTTCAATGACCTGGTAGCCATTTGTCACAACAATGACTTGTTTATGTTGTAAGAACGGAGCCATCTTCTGAGTGGTTGTCCCTGCATCAAGAAAAATGCAGTCACCGTCTTTAACCAATTCAGCTGCATAAGATGCAATTCTCTCTTTTTCTGACATGTTCTGCGTGGATTTTTCACCAAGTGATGGTTCAGTTCCCTTTGAACGAAAAAGTGATGCTCCCCCATGAATTCGTTTTAACTGATTTTCTTCTTCGAGTTGCACAAGATCACGACGAATGGTGGAAACAGATGCCCCGGTTGCTTCACTTAACTCATGAACAGTTGCTGTTTCCTTTTCTTTAAGAACTTGTAAAATGATGAAATGACGTTCAGCATTTAACAAATCATCACCTACTTTCTACTCACAGTATAATGAAAGCACTTTCATAAGTCAATCATTTTCGTTCAATTTTATTCAAAAACATTCAAAAGTGTTCAAATGCAATCAAATAACTTAGCGCTTCAACAGCTCATTTATAGTTTTTCCATTCATCTAGACTCAAAAAAGAAGACTGCCCGTTCGGCAGTCTTCCTTAAAATCAGCTATTCCGTTTTACTTCATGCGTTATTTCAAAAGAATCGTTCCATTTAAGAGCACGGTAATGAGCATCGTGATAAAAAATAAACCAGGCGTCTTGAGATAAAGCATCAGAAATCCACTTTTCTTTCGCATAAATGGAGGTCATTGGATAATCATCATATGCAAGAACCCAAAGAGGGTTTTTATGAGCGTGAGTTGGCATGAGGTCTGCCATGTGGATGAGATACTCGTCCCCTTCTTTCAGCGTGATAATCGCATGACCATCACTATGCCCACCAGTATGATGCAAATTTAAACCAGGAAGCACTTCATAGGTTTCTTTAAATGTTTGGACCTGATGTTGAATCACTTCCCAGTTCTCTTTCCAATATGTATTTTTTGAACGAATGTTAGGTTCTCTCATTTCGTTCCATTCTACTTCTGAGGCATAAATAACGGCATTTGGAAAAGTGGACTTATAGCCATTTCCATCCCGTTCAGTTAAGCCACTTGCATGATCAAAATGCAGATGAGTCATAAGGATTATGTCAATATCCTCCACTGATAACGATAGCTCTTCAAGAGAATCATGGATCTCAGACTCTTCCTCAACACCATAGTTCCTTCTTTGCTTCTCGGTCAACTTGCCTTTCCCAATCCCTGATTCAATTAAAATCTTCTTCCCTTGCCATTGAAGCAACAGCGGATCCGTTCGAAGCTCGATTTGGTTTATCTCATTTACAGGGTATTTCTTGCTCCAGAGCGGTTTTGGTACAACTCCAAACATCGCGCCACCATCCATATGAGTAACCCCACCTCTAAGCCACGTAATTGATAGTGTACCTACTTGTAACTGTTCCATTACAAAACCCCCTTCTACGATTATGTCTATCTTCTCACTAAAAGAAATCGCTTTCAATGACAATCAAAAAAAGAGTCGCGCTAAGCGACTCAAATTCTGAATTTTGCTTCACACCGATAAATCCGGCTTCCTTTTGATGAAAACTTTTCTTCATACTCCGTCATAACATTATCTTCCATACCACTTTGATGCAAATCAAGGCTTACATGATTTAACGTCATGCCGTATGCAGAGAAACTGTGAAGGGAATATTCAAATAAGCCCTGATTATCTGTCTTAAAATGAACTTCGCCTTTCTGGCTCATCACAACACGATACAAATCCAGAAACGTTTTATAGGTAAGTCTTCTTTTTTCATGGCGATTTTTTGGCCAAGGATCTGAAAAATTCAAATAAATGCGGCTAACTTCATTTTCTTCAAAAAGCGATTGAAGATCCTGTGCGTTTTCATTCAGCAAGCGGACATTCGGTACATCTTCTACGATTAACTTTTCTAAAGCTGACACCATAACACTTGACGATAATTCTAACCCAATGTAATTCACATCAGGGTTCTGTTTCGCCATGCCAATAATAAATTGCCCTTTCCCCGTTCCAACTTCTAGATGAATGGGGTTATTATTTTGAAAGACGTCTTTCCAGCTCCCTTTTCTTTCGGAAGGGGTGGTAGGTACGAATTGTGGGTGATCTGCAAACATTTCTTCTGCCCAGGGTTTATTGCGTTGACGCATATGTTCACTTCCTTATAGTCTAATTACCGTTTTCACACAATCGACATTTTACCATGAAATCATAAGAATAGAAAGGTGGAGGAAAGGGTATGAAATAGTAGTCAAATTGTAAAAAATAACGTGGTGAAACTTCCATCATATCAGTTATGATATGAAGAGAGAGGAGGGTGAAGAATTGGAACACTTTCTTATCATGTGGGCACCATGGATTGTAATCATTGTTTCCATTGTTGCGCTTTTCGGCTGGGGTGCAAAAGGTGATACAAAATAATGAAGCATATGTAAAACACGGAGAAATCCGTGTTTTTTCGTATAGCGATAAGCATAATTCCTCCTTACATGCACACGCTACTTAGTAGTACAAATAAGGAGGAAAATTCATGCCACTCTCACATCGAGATCAGCTTTTTATTCTGGCTGACATTCTTAAGAACCATCATATCGATTGCACAGGAACATCTTCAGAATGTGAGCAAGTTCAGCGTTTGGCAACAGCTTTACAGCAAAACGAAGGTGTTGCGCCAGAGATTAAGCAGGTACTTGGTCAAATTCAACAATATAGCGCTACTGGAGCAACAGAATCCAATTTATTAAACCATATAGAAACCCACCAGCCTCATCTTAGCCAGTGGGTTGATACTATTGATCGGTATCAATAAGTCGATAGTGGTTTAAATTTTCCAGATCTTTTTTCCAGAATTCAACTTCTCCGTTTAATCCTTTGAGATCGTACCAATAGATGGACAAGAGCGTCTGCGCTACCACATACCAGTACATGCGGTGGCGCAGGCTTTCTGTATTTTCCAATCCATAATGAGTGAGCCATTCTTCCCACTCCTCTTTTGGAAGGTACCAGTATAGCAGCATTCCGATATCTAACGCAGGATCTGCCACAACTGCTCCGTCCCAATCAATCAAATATAGATTCCCTTCCTCACTAAACATCCAATTATTATGATTGACATCACAATGACATACAACCTTTTCCACGTTCTCAAGATCATTTTTATTAGCAGCCAGGTAAGAAAGGGCTCGAATCACTTCAACGTCTCTGCGATGATGATTCTCAAACTTTTGTAATAAATCTTGATAAATGACGTCTGGTGAAAGAGGTTTTTTCCCGAGACGATTAAGCATCCTTCGAAGTTCTGAAGAACGATGAATTTTATAAAGCATTTGTGCCACTCGCGGCTGCTTCATTTCATGGGACTTCAGTTCCCTCCCCGGCAACCACTTTTGGGCTGTAATAACGTCTCCATTCTCAAGTCGCTTGGTCCAGAGAAGTTTCGGTACAATTCCTTCCGCCGACAAAACAGCCAGAAAAGGCGAGGAGTTCCGTTTTAGGAATAATTTCTCGTCTCCATATTGAGCTAAGTATGCTTCGCCTGTCGCTCCGCCAGCGGGCGTAACCTGCCAGCCTTCGCCTAAAATGTTATCCAACAATTTCACCTTCGATTTCCGTTAGTTTGTAGATTCTGGAAGTTTTGCGTTTTTAGCGGTTTTTTCTCCGGACCTAGCTAAAAACCGTCTACGAATAAAAAATTATAACACACGTTGACGAAATCTTCATGTGTTAATCATTTGTTATTAAAATAATTGTGTTAAATGGCGCTACTGAGAGCAATTTATCTGTTGTTTTTCTAATCGGTTCAACGCTTGCTACTTCTCCATCGGCAAGAATCCATTTCTCACCATCACC contains:
- a CDS encoding MBL fold metallo-hydrolase, whose translation is MEQLQVGTLSITWLRGGVTHMDGGAMFGVVPKPLWSKKYPVNEINQIELRTDPLLLQWQGKKILIESGIGKGKLTEKQRRNYGVEEESEIHDSLEELSLSVEDIDIILMTHLHFDHASGLTERDGNGYKSTFPNAVIYASEVEWNEMREPNIRSKNTYWKENWEVIQHQVQTFKETYEVLPGLNLHHTGGHSDGHAIITLKEGDEYLIHMADLMPTHAHKNPLWVLAYDDYPMTSIYAKEKWISDALSQDAWFIFYHDAHYRALKWNDSFEITHEVKRNS
- a CDS encoding YtzH-like family protein, translating into MPLSHRDQLFILADILKNHHIDCTGTSSECEQVQRLATALQQNEGVAPEIKQVLGQIQQYSATGATESNLLNHIETHQPHLSQWVDTIDRYQ
- a CDS encoding PTS fructose transporter subunit IIABC; this translates as MRITELLTKETMILNLEADSKDRVINELSEKLEKAGKLQDLNAFKKAIHAREKESTTGIGEGIAIPHAKTAAVKSPAIVFGRSNAGIDYQSLDGQPAHLFFMIAATEGANQTHLEALSRLSSFLMDNEFRKGLLEARTEEEVLQAFDQKEEENADEDEVEETTEVTGKILAVTACPTGIAHTYMAADALKAKASEMGYSVKVETNGSGGVKNRLTDEEIEKAPGIIVAADTKVEMDRFKGKKVIEVPVAEAIRKPADLLKQAANGDAPVYKASGSYEDQISEKKNERKGKQSAFYKHLMNGVSNMLPLVVGGGILIALSFIFGINAADPDDPSYNAFAAALSTIGGGNAFALMIPVLAGFIAMSIADRPGLAPGLVGGLMASTNGAGFLGGLIAGFLAGYAVLLLKKLFSGLPQSLEGLKPVLLYPLFGIFITGIIMMYVVIEPVGALNTGLENWLSGMGTTNKLLLGLILGGMMAVDMGGPINKAAFTFGIAMIDAGNLTYHAAIMAGGMTPPLGLALATTLFKNRFNKTEREAGKVAYVMGASFITEGAIPFAAADPGRVIPSIIVGSSVAGALTMLFNIALPAPHGGAFVLWSVNNISLTHILLYILAIVIGTIITALMVGILKKSKPQVQA
- a CDS encoding phosphotransferase family protein; this encodes MKLLDNILGEGWQVTPAGGATGEAYLAQYGDEKLFLKRNSSPFLAVLSAEGIVPKLLWTKRLENGDVITAQKWLPGRELKSHEMKQPRVAQMLYKIHRSSELRRMLNRLGKKPLSPDVIYQDLLQKFENHHRRDVEVIRALSYLAANKNDLENVEKVVCHCDVNHNNWMFSEEGNLYLIDWDGAVVADPALDIGMLLYWYLPKEEWEEWLTHYGLENTESLRHRMYWYVVAQTLLSIYWYDLKGLNGEVEFWKKDLENLNHYRLIDTDQ
- the trmB gene encoding tRNA (guanosine(46)-N7)-methyltransferase TrmB; the encoded protein is MRQRNKPWAEEMFADHPQFVPTTPSERKGSWKDVFQNNNPIHLEVGTGKGQFIIGMAKQNPDVNYIGLELSSSVMVSALEKLIVEDVPNVRLLNENAQDLQSLFEENEVSRIYLNFSDPWPKNRHEKRRLTYKTFLDLYRVVMSQKGEVHFKTDNQGLFEYSLHSFSAYGMTLNHVSLDLHQSGMEDNVMTEYEEKFSSKGSRIYRCEAKFRI
- a CDS encoding DeoR/GlpR family DNA-binding transcription regulator, whose translation is MLNAERHFIILQVLKEKETATVHELSEATGASVSTIRRDLVQLEEENQLKRIHGGASLFRSKGTEPSLGEKSTQNMSEKERIASYAAELVKDGDCIFLDAGTTTQKMAPFLQHKQVIVVTNGYQVIESLLAEGITTYVIGGKFKSRTGAMIGAKALESIETYRFDKCFIGINGIHESLGYTTADPDEAIIKRAAIKLSRDAYILADYSKIGEAAFSKVADIEACTIITNEHPETNYDQVSKHTTVEVVKI
- the pfkB gene encoding 1-phosphofructokinase, producing MIYTITLNPSVDYIVRLENLKTGLVNTVDEEMKIAGGKGVNVTKVLKRLGHESTALGFVGGFTGQFIEQSLKEEALHSNFIHVNGDTRINIKLKNGEETEINGLSPVITESDIEQLFTQLSQTVAGEVVVMAGSVPSSVDQAIYSRILQALPDGVQAIVDTKGKALKEVVRAKPFLVKPNHHELGDLFDVDITSVAEAVKYGKKVQEMGAKNVIVSLAGDGAVLITAEDVLFGNVPIGKVQNSVGAGDSVVAGFLSKYIETENLKEAFQSGIAAGSASAFSTGFCTAEEVQELRKQITVKPYDDMGGRGI